A region of Vitis riparia cultivar Riparia Gloire de Montpellier isolate 1030 chromosome 12, EGFV_Vit.rip_1.0, whole genome shotgun sequence DNA encodes the following proteins:
- the LOC117927016 gene encoding transcription factor bHLH162-like: protein MGFGKREDNMESTSHSSSVSKAERKIVEKNRRNLMKNLYSKLNSLLPDQSSKEAQSIPDQVDEAVSYIKSLQGNLEKLKEKKESLMGSRKRPHTCSTTSVGETSTPSLRSPVMEILEMGSNLQVTLVTGLEDQSIFYDIIGILHEESAEVLSASFSVVGNSAFHVLIAQVGDSTFSFGTKWICDRLNKFVHGSTSEEDLQPELWDFEFHPETWAF, encoded by the exons ATGGGATTTGGGAAGAGAGAGGACAACATGGAGTCTACCAGCCATTCTTCTTCGGTTTCCAAGGCTGAGAGAAAGATTGTGGAGAAAAACAGAAGAAATCTCATGAAGAACCTCTACTCCAAGCTCAACTCCCTCCTCCCAGATCAATCCTCCAAG GAAGCCCAATCAATCCCTGATCAAGTGGATGAAGCTGTAAGCTACATAAAATCCCTGCAGGGAAACCTGGAGAAACTcaaggagaagaaagagagCTTAATGGGCAGCAGAAAAAGGCCGCATACATGCAGTACTACCAGTGTTGGAGAAACTTCAACACCTAGCTTGAGGTCACCGGTAATGGAGATTCTGGAAATGGGCTCTAATTTACAGGTGACACTGGTGACTGGGCTGGAAGATCAGTCCATATTCTATGACATTATCGGCATACTCCATGAAGAAAGTGCTGAGGTCTTGAGTGCAAGTTTTTCAGTTGTTGGGAATTCAGCTTTCCATGTGCTTATTGCTCAG GTCGGGGATTCTACTTTCAGTTTTGGAACAAAGTGGATATGTGATAGACTCAACAAGTTTGTCCATGGATCTACAAGTGAAGAAGATCTACAACCAGAGTTGTGGGACTTTGAGTTTCATCCTGAAACTTGGGCATTCTAA